CGTCGCCCACTGGCTGGTCCACTCCGGGGGCAAGAAGGTCATCGACGCCGTCGGGGTGAACCTCGGCCTGACCCGCTACGACCTGCGGCACACCATCAGCGTGCTGCGCGACTACGGCAACCTGTCCAGCGGATCGTTCCTGTTCTCCTACGAACGGCTGCTGCGCGAAGCCACCGTCCGCCCCGGCGAGTACGGCGTGTTCATGACCATGGGTCCGGGCTCCACCATCGAGACCGCCCTGGTCCGTTGGTGACCCGACCGTCCCCACCCGACCTGGGAGAAGAGCCCCCACCCGACCTGGGAGAAGACATGCCCCTCCAGCACGTCGTCGACGGCACCCTGCCCCTCACGGCGGCGGTCGTCGCCGCACTCGACGCCTTCATCGACACCGTTCAGGACGCCCCCGCCGGGCGGGTCGCCGTCCTCGAACTCACCGGGACACCCCCGGACCGGAAGCACCCGGCGCTGAGCCTGGTCAACAAGTGGGAGCGCGTCCTGCGCCGGTGGGAACGGGTGGCCGCGCCGACGGTGGCGGTGGCCCGGGGGGACTGCGGCGGCACCGCCGTGGAGATCCTGCTCGCCACCGACCTCCGGATCGCGGCGACCGACGCCCGCCTGCACCTGCCGGCCGCCGGATCAGGGGTCTGGCCCGGTATGGGGCTGTACCGGCTGGTGAACCAGGCCGGTTACGCCCGGGTGCGCCGGGACGTCCTCTTCGGCAACGTGATCCCGGCCGACCGGGCCTTCGCCCTCGACCTGGTCGACGAGGTGACCGACGACCCCGCGGGCGCCGTCGCCGTGGCGGTGGCCGCTCTCGCCGCCGCGGGGCCCGACGTCGCGGTCCGGCGGCAGTTGATGCTCGACGCGACCACCACCCCGTTCGAGGAGGCGCTCGGTCGGCACCTGGCCGCCTGTGACCGGGTCCTGCGCGACGGGGACGACGAGGAGGCGCGTGATGTCGTCTTCGCCGGTTGAGCGGGTCGGACAGCTGGCCGGGGCGCGGGACGTCACCGCCGCCGAGGCGGCACTGGACAGGCTCCTCGCCGGCTGTCCCACCCCGAGCCGTCGTTCACCGCGGCAGCGGGAGGCGGTCGCGGCGGCCCGCGGCCGGGCGCGTGACCTGAAGGACGCGTTCCTGCGGACGTCCGTCGACCAGCTCTACGACGAGCTGACCGACGGCCACCGACGGTTCCTCCGGCTGGACGACCTGTGCGCCGCAGCCGCCACGGCGGTGCCCGGTCTGGTGCCGACCCCGGCCCGGTCCGACGCGGAACTGCTCCGGCCGCCGGCTGAGAAGGAGGGCCTCGACGTCGACCAGAGCATCCTGGTCAGCCACGTGCTGCGTTCCGACCGGGCCGGCCCGCATCTGCTGGCGGCGATGCGGCGGCCCACCCGCCGGGCCGGTGACCTGCTGCCGGAGCTGCTGCGGACCGGCGCGGTGGAGCTGCGTTCGGTCCGGGTGGAGGTCCGCGACGGGGCGGCGCACCTGACGATGCGGCGTGCCGACTGCCTGAACGCGGAGGACAACGAACAGGTCGAGGACATGGAGACCGCCGTCGATCTGGCGCTGCTCGCCCCCCCGGTGCGGGTCGGGGTGCTCCGGGGCGGCGTGATGACCCATCCCCGGTACGCCGGTCGACGGGTGTTCAGCGCCGGGATCAACCTGAAGTCCCTGCACGCCGGACGGATCTCGTACCTGGGCTTCCTGCTGCGCCGGGAGCTGGGCTACCTCGCCAAGATCGTCCACGGGTTGACCGGCGGAGGCGACGACGCCTGGGACGGCGGGGCGGTGCAGAAGCCGTGGATCGCCGCAGTGGACACCTTCGCGATCGGCGGCGGGGCGCAGATCCTGCTCGCCTGCGACCGGGTGATCGCCGAGCGGGGGGCCTTCTTCAGCCTCCCGGCCGCGCAGGAGGGGATCATCCCCGGTGCGGGGAACCTGCGGCTCGGCCGGGTCGCCGGGGGCCGGCTCTCCCGGCAGATCGTCCTCGTCGGGCGGCGGGTCA
Above is a window of Micromonospora rifamycinica DNA encoding:
- the dpgB gene encoding enoyl-CoA-hydratase DpgB; translation: MPLQHVVDGTLPLTAAVVAALDAFIDTVQDAPAGRVAVLELTGTPPDRKHPALSLVNKWERVLRRWERVAAPTVAVARGDCGGTAVEILLATDLRIAATDARLHLPAAGSGVWPGMGLYRLVNQAGYARVRRDVLFGNVIPADRAFALDLVDEVTDDPAGAVAVAVAALAAAGPDVAVRRQLMLDATTTPFEEALGRHLAACDRVLRDGDDEEARDVVFAG
- the dpgC gene encoding (3,5-dihydroxyphenyl)acetyl-CoA 1,2-dioxygenase DpgC; its protein translation is MSSSPVERVGQLAGARDVTAAEAALDRLLAGCPTPSRRSPRQREAVAAARGRARDLKDAFLRTSVDQLYDELTDGHRRFLRLDDLCAAAATAVPGLVPTPARSDAELLRPPAEKEGLDVDQSILVSHVLRSDRAGPHLLAAMRRPTRRAGDLLPELLRTGAVELRSVRVEVRDGAAHLTMRRADCLNAEDNEQVEDMETAVDLALLAPPVRVGVLRGGVMTHPRYAGRRVFSAGINLKSLHAGRISYLGFLLRRELGYLAKIVHGLTGGGDDAWDGGAVQKPWIAAVDTFAIGGGAQILLACDRVIAERGAFFSLPAAQEGIIPGAGNLRLGRVAGGRLSRQIVLVGRRVTTDEPAAGLLFDEVVPADGMDAAIVREVTRMDSPAVVANRRMLNLAEEPQALFRLYLAEFAVQQARRLYSGDVLDKVTRFSTGPLAGAPAR